The following are from one region of the Thermoanaerobaculum aquaticum genome:
- a CDS encoding type I 3-dehydroquinate dehydratase, with translation MEIVATFGKLGPGDPKETISHPPAGATLVEVRADLLSPSYPVSELVRASRLPVILTLRSKAEGGQGPEDAASRQAFYREAAACGAAFYDLEAERDVELLGSVIPKEKAILSQHFDHTPADLEERMARLLSVGTRFVKVVPTARSWADVVVVLRLAQALARGSNGHKRGIVFAQGEAGVATRLLTPFLAAPVAYAAWDDGQRLAPGQLSVEELQALVGHLNDRPRRVYGVIGSAAHRSLSPRMHAAAFRALGLPYAFVPLTVTDERELAALLQPAGSGPLDAVGLVAGGFAVTMPWKEKAALLCDVLAPRAKRAGAVNTVLPRPGKVMGDLTDVDGVTRVLLEAGLSLSGARVAVLGSGGAARAALVALQLAGSSLFLVARNAAKAASLAREFGAQVVEPERLSDVQAFINATPAGAEGEEDELLSRLALPAGCVVVDMPYGESPTFLQKLSLERGWDYVSGKEVLLFQGVSQFAAMNGVAPPVQAMASALGLEEEK, from the coding sequence ATGGAGATCGTTGCAACGTTTGGAAAGCTCGGGCCAGGGGATCCCAAGGAAACCATCTCCCATCCGCCGGCGGGCGCCACGTTGGTGGAGGTGCGCGCCGATCTGCTATCGCCTTCCTATCCGGTAAGCGAGCTGGTGCGTGCTTCGCGGCTGCCGGTGATCCTGACGCTGCGCTCCAAAGCTGAAGGTGGCCAAGGGCCGGAGGATGCCGCTAGTCGGCAGGCGTTTTACCGCGAAGCGGCCGCCTGCGGTGCGGCTTTTTACGATCTGGAAGCGGAGCGCGATGTGGAGCTTTTGGGGTCGGTCATCCCCAAAGAAAAGGCCATCCTCTCCCAGCACTTCGACCACACGCCGGCCGATCTGGAAGAGCGTATGGCGCGCCTTTTGTCGGTGGGGACGCGGTTCGTGAAGGTGGTGCCCACCGCTCGTTCATGGGCGGATGTGGTGGTGGTGTTGCGCCTGGCCCAGGCGCTTGCCCGGGGGAGCAACGGCCATAAGCGGGGGATCGTTTTTGCGCAAGGGGAAGCAGGGGTTGCCACCCGCCTTTTGACGCCGTTTCTGGCCGCGCCGGTGGCCTACGCCGCGTGGGACGATGGCCAGCGGCTAGCCCCGGGTCAGCTTTCGGTGGAGGAGCTGCAAGCGCTGGTGGGGCACCTGAACGATCGCCCCCGGCGGGTGTACGGGGTGATTGGGTCGGCGGCCCACCGTTCGCTTTCGCCACGCATGCACGCCGCGGCTTTTCGTGCGCTGGGCTTGCCTTACGCCTTCGTGCCGCTGACGGTGACCGACGAGCGGGAGCTTGCCGCCCTGCTGCAGCCGGCTGGCTCTGGACCGCTGGATGCCGTGGGGCTTGTGGCCGGCGGGTTTGCTGTGACCATGCCCTGGAAGGAAAAAGCGGCGCTTTTGTGCGACGTGCTGGCGCCGCGGGCCAAGCGGGCGGGGGCGGTGAACACGGTGTTGCCGCGCCCGGGCAAGGTGATGGGCGATCTCACCGACGTGGATGGGGTGACCCGGGTGCTTTTGGAGGCGGGGCTTTCGCTTTCGGGGGCACGGGTGGCGGTGCTGGGCAGCGGAGGGGCGGCCCGGGCGGCGCTGGTGGCTTTGCAGCTAGCGGGGAGCTCGCTTTTCCTGGTGGCCCGTAACGCGGCCAAGGCAGCTTCCCTGGCCCGGGAGTTTGGAGCCCAGGTGGTGGAGCCCGAAAGGCTTTCGGATGTGCAGGCGTTCATTAACGCCACACCGGCCGGGGCCGAGGGTGAGGAGGACGAGCTTTTGTCAAGGCTGGCGTTGCCTGCAGGGTGCGTGGTGGTGGACATGCCTTACGGGGAAAGCCCGACGTTTTTGCAGAAGCTTTCGCTTGAGCGCGGCTGGGATTACGTTTCGGGGAAGGAAGTGCTGCTCTTTCAAGGAGTTTCGCAGTTCGCGGCGATGAACGGCGTGGCCCCACCGGTGCAGGCGATGGCTTCCGCTTTGGGGCTTGAGGAAGAGAAATGA